Proteins found in one Pyrus communis chromosome 15, drPyrComm1.1, whole genome shotgun sequence genomic segment:
- the LOC137717603 gene encoding serine/arginine-rich splicing factor SC35-like isoform X2: MSHFGRSGPPDIRETYSLLVLNITFRTTADDLFPLFDKYGKVVDVFIPRDRRTGDSRGFAFVRYKYQDEAQKAVEKLDGRVVDGREIMVQFAKYGPNAERIHKGRVSESTSKLKSRSRSRSRSPRPRYRDEYKEKDYGSRSRSRDKYSRDRHHRSEREHRYRSRSRSASPDNRKRGRYDDERRSRSRSYGSPKSRRSPSPRRSSSPCRSPSPRMSTSPRTTPSRVENVHGRNRKERSPTPKDVSPHGRRDDSPSLSPRKSDADE; the protein is encoded by the exons ATGTCGCACTTCGGTCGATCCGGACCTCCGGACATCAGAGAGACCTACTCCCTCCTCGTCCTCAACATCACTTTCC GAACCACCGCGGACGACCTTTTCCCTCTCTTCGACAAGTACGGAAAGGTCGTCGATGTCTTCATTCCCCGAGACCGGAGAACTGGCGATTCCCGCGGATTCGCTTTCGTTCGGTATAAGTATCAGGATGAGGCGCAGAAGGCTGTGGAGAAACTTGATG GGAGAGTTGTCGATGGTAGAGAGATTATGGTTCAGTTTGCTAAATACGGCCCCAATGCGGAGCGAAT CCACAAGGGTAGGGTAAGTGAATCAACTTCTAAGCTCAAATCAAGGTCCCGAAGCCGTAGCCGGAGCCCTCGTCCTAG GTATCGAGATGAATATAAGGAAAAGGATTACGGAAGTCGCAGTCGAAGTAGGGATAAATATAGTCGTGACAGGCACCATAGGAGTGAAAGAGAGCATCGCTACAGAAGTAGGAGCCGCAGTGCAAGTCCTGATAATCGTAAGAGGGGCAGATATGATGATGAGCGGCGGAGTCGAAGCCGGTCATATGGAAG TCCCAAGTCTCGCAGGAGCCCCTCTCCTCGTAGGAGCTCATCTCCTTGCAGGAGCCCTTCTCCTCGCATGAGTACATCTCCTCGTACGACACCTTCTAGGGTTGAGAATGTTCATGGACGCAACCGCAAGGAACGCTCTCCTACCCCCAAAGATGTTTCACCACATGGACGACGTGATGATTCTCCAAGTCTTTCCCCTCGTAAATCTGATGCTGAT GAATGA
- the LOC137717603 gene encoding serine/arginine-rich splicing factor SC35-like isoform X1, protein MSHFGRSGPPDIRETYSLLVLNITFRTTADDLFPLFDKYGKVVDVFIPRDRRTGDSRGFAFVRYKYQDEAQKAVEKLDGRVVDGREIMVQFAKYGPNAERIHKGRVSESTSKLKSRSRSRSRSPRPRYRDEYKEKDYGSRSRSRDKYSRDRHHRSEREHRYRSRSRSASPDNRKRGRYDDERRSRSRSYGSASPVRNSPKSRRSPSPRRSSSPCRSPSPRMSTSPRTTPSRVENVHGRNRKERSPTPKDVSPHGRRDDSPSLSPRKSDADE, encoded by the exons ATGTCGCACTTCGGTCGATCCGGACCTCCGGACATCAGAGAGACCTACTCCCTCCTCGTCCTCAACATCACTTTCC GAACCACCGCGGACGACCTTTTCCCTCTCTTCGACAAGTACGGAAAGGTCGTCGATGTCTTCATTCCCCGAGACCGGAGAACTGGCGATTCCCGCGGATTCGCTTTCGTTCGGTATAAGTATCAGGATGAGGCGCAGAAGGCTGTGGAGAAACTTGATG GGAGAGTTGTCGATGGTAGAGAGATTATGGTTCAGTTTGCTAAATACGGCCCCAATGCGGAGCGAAT CCACAAGGGTAGGGTAAGTGAATCAACTTCTAAGCTCAAATCAAGGTCCCGAAGCCGTAGCCGGAGCCCTCGTCCTAG GTATCGAGATGAATATAAGGAAAAGGATTACGGAAGTCGCAGTCGAAGTAGGGATAAATATAGTCGTGACAGGCACCATAGGAGTGAAAGAGAGCATCGCTACAGAAGTAGGAGCCGCAGTGCAAGTCCTGATAATCGTAAGAGGGGCAGATATGATGATGAGCGGCGGAGTCGAAGCCGGTCATATGGAAG TGCCTCTCCTGTTCGGAATAGTCCCAAGTCTCGCAGGAGCCCCTCTCCTCGTAGGAGCTCATCTCCTTGCAGGAGCCCTTCTCCTCGCATGAGTACATCTCCTCGTACGACACCTTCTAGGGTTGAGAATGTTCATGGACGCAACCGCAAGGAACGCTCTCCTACCCCCAAAGATGTTTCACCACATGGACGACGTGATGATTCTCCAAGTCTTTCCCCTCGTAAATCTGATGCTGAT GAATGA
- the LOC137718567 gene encoding sugar transport protein 5, with protein MAVGGFAVDGPLAVTGVDGKITVSVVITCIVAASCGLIFGYDIGISGGVTTMAPFLNKFFPEVLRKGGPPKNIYCVYDSQVLTAFTSSLYIAGLAASLVASRLARTIGRRNVMLLGGCTFFAGSAINGGAVNVAMLILGRILLGFGVGFTNQSAPIYLSEIAPPKWRGAFSTGFQFFIGIGVVASNCINYATAKHSWGWRLSLGLAIVPATIMTVGALFISDSPTSLVERNRVDQARKSLVKIRGKNDIEDELAILVKASEVARTLNEEPFVTIFQRQYRPQLLIGALAVPFFQQLSGINIIAFYAPVLFQSVGFGNDSALIASIILGLVNLGSILVSTYMVDRHGRRFLFMEGGIQMVICQVGVAIVLAATTGTDGNGHISKGYAVLVLVMMCFYAAGFGWSWGPLSWLIPSEIFPMKIRPTGQSMGLAVNFATTFVLSQTFLSMLCHFKYATFLFYGGWILVMTIFVALFLPETKGIPLDQVHTVWAKHWYWRRFVEGSPKVNADENE; from the exons ATGGCCGTGGGTGGTTTCGCTGTCGATGGACCTCTGGCCGTCACTGGCGTTGACGGGAAGATAACAGTTTCGGTGGTTATAACGTGCATCGTCGCCGCGTCTTGCGGCCTCATATTTGGTTATGACATCGGAATTTCAG GAGGAGTAACTACCATGGCACCATTTCTGAACAAGTTTTTCCCAGAAGTGCTGAGAAAGGGAGGGCCCCCGAAAAACATATATTGTGTGTATGATAGCCAGGTTTTGACAGCATTCACATCCTCCCTCTACATAGCGGGGTTGGCTGCGTCGCTTGTGGCCAGCCGTCTGGCCAGGACTATCGGCCGCCGGAATGTTATGCTTCTGGGTGGCTGCACCTTCTTTGCTGGGTCTGCGATCAATGGTGGCGCTGTCAATGTTGCCATGCTTATTTTGGGCCGTATCTTGCTCGGCTTTGGGGTTGGTTTCACAAACCAA TCTGCTCCAATCTACCTCTCAGAGATTGCACCACCCAAGTGGCGAGGTGCATTCAGCACAGGCTTTCAGTTCTTCATAGGAATTGGGGTAGTGGCATCCAACTGCATAAACTACGCCACCGCCAAGCACAGCTGGGGCTGGCGTCTCTCCCTCGGCCTCGCCATAGTCCCAGCCACCATCATGACTGTTGGCGCCCTTTTCATTTCGGACTCACCCACAAGCTTAGTAGAACGCAACAGGGTCGACCAAGCCAGAAAATCCCTAGTCAAAATCCGAGGCAAGAACGACATCGAGGACGAGCTGGCCATTCTTGTCAAGGCCAGTGAAGTTGCCAGAACCCTCAATGAGGAGCCTTTTGTGACCATATTTCAGAGGCAGTATAGGCCTCAGCTTTTGATCGGTGCGCTTGCTGTGCCGTTTTTCCAGCAGCTTAGTGGGATTAATATCATTGCCTTTTATGCCCCTGTTTTGTTTCAATCTGTGGGTTTTGGCAATGATTCTGCTCTTATTGCTTCGATTATACTTGGGTTGGTGAATCTTGGTTCGATCCTTGTGTCTACGTATATGGTTGATCGGCATGGTCGGAGGTTTTTGTTCATGGAGGGTGGCATCCAGATGGTCATCTGTCAG GTTGGTGTGGCTATAGTTCTGGCAGCAACGACAGGTACGGATGGCAACGGCCATATCTCAAAGGGCTATGCCGTACTAGTTCTTGTAATGATGTGTTTTTATGCTGCTGGTTTTGGTTGGTCATGGGGACCTTTGAGTTGGCTTATCCCTAGTGAAATATTCCCCATGAAAATTCGACCCACAGGCCAAAGCATGGGGCTAGCAGTAAACTTTGCCACCACATTTGTTCTCTCCCAAACCTTCTTGTCCATGTTATGCCATTTCAAATACGCCACATTCTTGTTCTACGGCGGTTGGATTCTGGTGATGACCATTTTCGTTGCGCTCTTCCTGCCGGAGACTAAAGGAATCCCGCTGGATCAAGTTCACACAGTGTGGGCGAAGCATTGGTATTGGCGTCGGTTCGTTGAAGGTAGCCCTAAGGTTAACGCCGATGAAAATGAGTAA